The following DNA comes from Ignavibacteriales bacterium.
AAACGCAAACTGTAAAATTAAAACTTTAAAGTCAAGTGTAATTTAAGAAAATTTGAAATCGTGTAGTAACTCTTTAGAAATGTCATTGATACTACAAATTAGAAATTGTAATACTGAATGAAGCAAAGCGAAATGAAGAATCTCTATGTTAATAATGGTACTTACTTTTATATAGGCGTTAGATTCTTCGCTCGAAACCCTGTCTGCCGACAAAGGCAGGCCTGTCTGCCGACAAAGGCAGGTTCTCCCAGAATGACATATTCGAGTTGCGCAACAGACTCCGCCGGCAAAGACCGGGATTGCCAAATTCAAATTATTAATTTCGAATAACGAAATTTGGAAAATAGAAAATTGGAACTTGATTATTTATGTACTTCATTTACTCAGCCTGTTGCAAAACTCTAAATGTCATTCTGGGCGAATCATCAAGCGAAAGAATCTCAAAAATATAATTATCGAATGGCAGAATTAGCTGATATTCTAATTGGAGATTCCTTCACTCTGTTTTACTACCTTTGGAATTGCGGTTGTACAACAACATCTACTGAAATACAAATTAACCAAATAGTGAAACCTAAACTATTTTTATAGTTAGCTGATTATTAGAAAACGTTGTTTGATATTTATGCAACCCTGCTGAAGCTGGTCCCTGGGCAACCTGACCATCAACACTAAAGCGCGAACCGTGACATAGACAAACAAACTGGCTGGTTTTTGAGTCGAAGTTATTAATTCCACATCCCTGGTGTGTGCATATCGGTGAAATTGCATTAAAGGTACTGCTGGCTGGATGATCAACCAGAACACTACCAGATTGATAATTAACAATTGCTGCTGCCCCTGTGTTTGCTAACGGAGATGATGAATCAATATTTATAACAACACTTCCATTTGCTAAAGCTGCATTAATTGTTTGTAAAGTAGAACCAGGATTAGTTGGATTTGTACCCTGATCATTACAGCTTTCTAAAAACGGACCTAATGTTATTGGTAAAGCTAAAAGTGTTGCACCTGGAATTGTTTTTATAAAGAACTCTCTGCGTGTCACGTTCATGTCTTTGCTCCTTGTTGTTGTTTCTATTTTTTTAAAAAGTGTTAATTAGTAATTCACCTTACCCAAAAATATTATTAATTGCCATCCTGGGAATAATGACATCTTGCGTAACGTGAATTAGAAAGTTGATGCCAACGAACAGCAGGTAGGTTTGATATTTAAGTAAATGAAAATTTTTTACCATTTTGCAGACATTGGATTAACTATTTATTGAAGGAAAAATTAAACTGTAGAAACAATTATGCAGAAGCCCTTTTCTATTTTGGACAACAAATAAATTAGAAAGGTTCCCAAAAACAAATTAGGAATTACGAATGACGAATTACGAAATTTGGGATTAGAAAATGGTAATTCGTAATTCGTAATTCGTAATTGCTAATTCGTAATTCTACATGGTAAACTGTTCATTGTTTGATTAAATAATTGGGTTACCTTTAGTAAATTTAAAACTACATAAGCATCTTTAACAGGTTCACACAAAAGGAACATTTTGCCCAGAATGACAATTAATATTTTTTGTGTAAGGTAAGTTGGTAATTTGTGTTTGAAAAACAAGAAACCCCCGCAATTGCTGGCGAGGGTTTCTTTAAAAGTAATTATTTATTAACAGGATTTATTTTTTCTCTTTGTCTTTATCAGGGATAATTCTGTTAACAAAGATATGATCTATCAATTTATAGTCCTTTGCTTCTTCCGGGGACATATAATAATCGCGGTCGCAATCCTTGGTAATTTGTTCCATATCTTTACCGGTGTGTTCAGCAAGAATTTCATAAAGCAAATTTCTTGTCTTTATCATTTCTTTAGCATG
Coding sequences within:
- a CDS encoding Rieske (2Fe-2S) protein; the encoded protein is MNVTRREFFIKTIPGATLLALPITLGPFLESCNDQGTNPTNPGSTLQTINAALANGSVVINIDSSSPLANTGAAAIVNYQSGSVLVDHPASSTFNAISPICTHQGCGINNFDSKTSQFVCLCHGSRFSVDGQVAQGPASAGLHKYQTTFSNNQLTIKIV